Proteins from one Haliaeetus albicilla chromosome 4, bHalAlb1.1, whole genome shotgun sequence genomic window:
- the TMEM52 gene encoding transmembrane protein 52, with translation MSNWTSLWYVWLILLSVFLLLLCGITASCIKCCCRKKRLRVETFPRHPYDLTVPAIDSDSTAHSTVTSYSSLQYPLSAPIPSIFMDMDKNTLSPPAYSLYAMDLPPSYDEAVQTGKQYIEVAQISQKLNDIPGQMTPGGLSPIQYSPDTINGDPATQTNSENSEDATQEQPRL, from the exons ATGTCTAACTGGACAAGTCTGTGGTATGTCTG GTTAATCTTGCTGTCTGtgttcctgctcctgctctgtggGATCACAGCAAGCTGCATCAAATGCTGCTGCCGGAAGAAGAGGCTTCGAGTTGAGACCTTCCCTAGGCACCCTTATGATTTGACAGTTCCTGCTATTGACAGTGACAGCACTGCCCATAGCACAGTGACCT CATATAGCTCATTGCAGTACCCTCTAAGTGCCCCTATTCCTTCGATATTTATGGATATGGATAAGAACACTCTGTCCCCTCCAGCTTACAGTCTCTATGCAATGGACTTGCCACCTTCTTATGATGAAGCTGTCCAAACGGGTAAACAATACATTGAAGTAGCACAGATAAGCCAGAAACTCAATGACATCCCTGGACAGATGACACCAGGTGGGCTGAGTCCCATCCAGTATTCACCTGATACAATCAACGGAGATCCAGCAACACAGacaaattcagaaaattcagaagaTGCAACACAGGAACAGCCACGGCTCTGA